A stretch of Terriglobia bacterium DNA encodes these proteins:
- a CDS encoding heme exporter protein CcmB, giving the protein MNSLTIIWSIVLKDLRVEWRNRETLASMCVFGLLIIFLFNFAFETAREETLRLLPAVLWVAIAFAGVLGFNRSFASERENSCLEGMTLAPVDPSMIFVGKMLANLLFLGIAEVVMAFAATLWFNFSFLPALGQLLLIAFFGTLGYAALGTIFGAIAANTRMREVMLTVLQFPVAFWILMLSIDSTSSAMRGDPGGNWVGGVARVAGISVVFTVASFLLFEYVLEE; this is encoded by the coding sequence ATGAATAGCCTGACCATCATCTGGAGTATTGTGCTCAAAGACCTTCGCGTGGAGTGGAGAAACCGTGAGACTCTGGCCTCCATGTGCGTTTTTGGCCTGCTCATCATCTTCCTTTTCAATTTTGCTTTTGAAACCGCGCGCGAAGAGACGCTGCGGTTGCTGCCAGCCGTGCTGTGGGTGGCGATTGCCTTTGCGGGAGTGCTGGGGTTTAACCGGTCGTTCGCTTCGGAGCGCGAAAACTCCTGCCTGGAAGGCATGACGCTGGCCCCTGTAGACCCCAGCATGATTTTCGTGGGCAAGATGCTGGCCAACCTGCTTTTCCTGGGGATTGCCGAAGTGGTGATGGCGTTCGCAGCCACTCTATGGTTCAACTTTTCTTTTTTGCCGGCCCTCGGCCAGTTGCTGCTGATTGCTTTCTTCGGGACGCTGGGCTACGCGGCGCTCGGGACCATCTTTGGGGCCATCGCAGCCAACACGCGCATGCGTGAAGTGATGCTGACCGTGCTCCAGTTTCCCGTCGCTTTCTGGATTCTGATGCTTTCCATCGACTCGACCAGCAGCGCCATGCGCGGTGATCCGGGCGGCAACTGGGTTGGCGGCGTGGCCAGAGTGGCAGGCATCAGCGTGGTCTTCACGGTTGCCTCATTCCTGCTTTTTGAATACGTTCTGGAGGAGTAG
- the ccsA gene encoding cytochrome c biogenesis protein CcsA has translation MIRKFPLRLHSALTFAGLVVALYMIFLYAPEEMTMGEVQRIFYIHVPAAWVSLMGFSIIFVASIVYLWKRAQFADELAHATAEVGFIFCTCVLVTGPLWAKPAWGIWWTWDPRLTLTFLLWLLYVAYLMLRSYLVNPGRAANLCAVVGIIGFVDVLIDYMAIRWWRTQHPQPVILGGPGSGLDPRMLATLLVSLGTFTLLFFLLVRIRLGLAGLRRELSEIRRTLAFRTSED, from the coding sequence ATGATCAGAAAATTTCCATTGCGTCTGCATTCCGCGCTCACATTTGCAGGCCTGGTTGTGGCGCTCTACATGATCTTTCTCTATGCCCCGGAAGAAATGACCATGGGAGAAGTGCAGAGGATCTTCTATATTCACGTTCCCGCGGCCTGGGTATCTTTGATGGGATTCTCGATTATTTTCGTAGCCAGCATCGTCTACCTGTGGAAGCGCGCCCAGTTTGCGGATGAATTGGCCCATGCCACGGCTGAAGTGGGATTCATATTCTGCACCTGCGTGCTGGTGACCGGTCCGTTGTGGGCCAAGCCGGCCTGGGGCATCTGGTGGACGTGGGATCCGCGTCTGACATTGACTTTCCTTCTCTGGCTGCTCTATGTGGCTTACCTAATGCTGAGAAGTTATCTGGTCAACCCCGGGCGGGCGGCCAACCTTTGCGCCGTGGTGGGGATTATCGGTTTCGTGGACGTGCTCATCGATTATATGGCCATCCGGTGGTGGCGGACGCAGCACCCACAGCCGGTTATTCTGGGTGGGCCCGGGTCAGGACTGGATCCCCGCATGCTGGCCACTCTCCTGGTTAGCTTAGGAACATTTACGCTTCTGTTCTTTCTGCTGGTCCGCATTCGCCTGGGCCTGGCGGGGTTACGAAGGGAGCTCAGCGAGATTCGCCGCACTCTGGCTTTTAGAACTTCGGAGGATTAG
- a CDS encoding CcmD family protein, translating to MVNKYLFLAYAFVWLIFMLYAWNLSRRQDRLKRELDEVKNKVAESTPAAASGNSTS from the coding sequence GTGGTTAACAAATACCTCTTTCTGGCATATGCGTTTGTCTGGCTGATTTTCATGCTGTACGCGTGGAACCTGAGCCGGCGGCAGGATCGCCTGAAAAGAGAGCTGGACGAAGTGAAGAACAAGGTTGCCGAATCCACTCCCGCTGCCGCCTCAGGGAATTCAACTTCCTGA
- the dnaX gene encoding DNA polymerase III subunit gamma/tau encodes MSYQVIARKYRPQVFDDVAGQRLITDTLKNAVTKQRVAHGYIFSGARGVGKTTTARILAKSLNCIKGPTVTPCGECPSCQEIAQGNSVDVFEIDAASNRGIDEIRELRETVRYLPARDLYKIFIIDEAHMLTTEAFNALLKTLEEPPPRSLFVLCTTEAHKLPTTIQSRCQHFSFRLLDYSEILNRLEWVMKQEQLDADEGALSAVAEAAEGSLRDALSLLDQAIASSAEGLEEAHVRQLLGVVPSQVLTELVESIDAGDAGKVLQIVERVASEGYELNHFCGEFTRYIRNLTVAKSCGAESPLLQLPASQRAVLGGLCGQFSEEDLARFFQILVRTENDMRYALNPRFQLELGLIKMVQAGKLGPLENLLAELSGPRPASSARPATGPSASMSTSDPASGSGSQIIPRSVSPAPMSARQTEPPRKPEKFSEQVARPVSSLPPQAPSAKPTAQAVSLEVPGDPRLTRIKSLAFGQSKLLSSCLDPVSGWRFEDGEVRFIFSKSDSWAADLLNSREQQEKLQALCAEVLGQPVKICVTLDSEERLGIKDRRSVRERAESDGGVEALVKKFRCTLVDVIDLSRE; translated from the coding sequence ATGTCTTACCAGGTGATAGCCCGCAAATACCGGCCTCAGGTTTTCGACGACGTTGCCGGGCAGCGTCTGATCACTGACACCCTGAAGAACGCCGTCACCAAGCAGCGGGTGGCGCACGGATACATCTTTTCCGGCGCGCGGGGCGTGGGCAAAACCACCACGGCCCGAATCCTGGCCAAGTCACTCAACTGTATCAAGGGACCGACGGTCACCCCCTGCGGCGAGTGTCCCTCCTGTCAGGAAATCGCGCAGGGAAATTCGGTAGACGTTTTTGAAATCGACGCTGCGTCGAACCGTGGCATCGATGAGATCCGCGAACTGCGAGAAACGGTCCGCTATCTCCCGGCCCGCGATCTTTACAAGATCTTCATCATTGACGAAGCGCATATGCTGACCACCGAGGCATTCAACGCGTTGTTGAAGACCCTGGAAGAGCCGCCGCCGCGGTCGCTGTTCGTCCTTTGCACCACCGAAGCCCACAAGCTGCCGACCACCATCCAGTCGCGCTGCCAGCATTTCTCCTTCCGCCTGCTGGATTACTCAGAAATACTCAACCGGCTGGAGTGGGTGATGAAACAGGAGCAGTTGGATGCCGATGAGGGCGCTTTGAGCGCCGTGGCCGAAGCCGCTGAAGGCAGCCTCCGCGACGCTCTCTCGCTGCTCGATCAGGCCATCGCATCGAGTGCCGAAGGCCTTGAAGAGGCCCACGTTCGGCAGTTGCTGGGCGTGGTTCCGAGCCAGGTCCTTACCGAACTGGTGGAATCCATCGATGCCGGTGACGCGGGAAAGGTCCTCCAGATTGTGGAGCGGGTCGCCTCGGAGGGCTACGAGCTGAACCATTTTTGCGGCGAGTTCACCCGCTACATCCGTAACCTGACGGTTGCCAAAAGCTGCGGAGCGGAAAGTCCTCTGCTTCAACTGCCAGCCAGCCAGCGCGCCGTGCTGGGCGGCCTTTGCGGGCAGTTCAGCGAGGAGGACCTCGCACGCTTCTTTCAGATCCTGGTGCGCACTGAGAACGACATGCGCTATGCGTTGAATCCCCGCTTCCAACTCGAACTTGGATTAATCAAAATGGTCCAGGCCGGCAAGCTGGGACCGCTGGAAAACCTTCTGGCTGAACTGAGCGGGCCCCGTCCGGCGTCATCCGCCCGGCCGGCAACCGGGCCCTCCGCCAGCATGTCTACTTCCGACCCTGCCAGCGGAAGCGGGTCGCAGATCATTCCGCGTTCGGTTTCCCCAGCGCCAATGTCCGCCCGACAGACGGAACCGCCTCGCAAACCGGAGAAATTTTCCGAGCAGGTTGCAAGGCCCGTCAGTTCCCTCCCGCCGCAGGCACCCTCCGCCAAGCCTACGGCGCAAGCTGTGTCATTGGAGGTTCCCGGGGACCCGCGCCTGACCAGGATCAAGAGTCTGGCTTTCGGGCAATCAAAACTTCTGAGCAGTTGCCTTGATCCGGTCTCGGGCTGGCGGTTTGAGGACGGTGAGGTCCGCTTCATTTTCTCGAAGAGCGACTCCTGGGCGGCGGACCTGTTAAACTCGCGCGAGCAGCAGGAAAAGCTCCAGGCGCTGTGCGCGGAGGTGCTGGGGCAACCCGTAAAAATTTGTGTTACACTCGATAGCGAGGAAAGGCTGGGGATCAAGGACCGTCGCAGCGTTCGCGAACGCGCCGAAAGCGACGGAGGGGTTGAAGCGCTGGTAAAGAAATTCCGATGCACCCTGGTTGACGTAATCGATCTGAGCCGGGAGTGA
- a CDS encoding YbaB/EbfC family nucleoid-associated protein yields the protein MKNLQQVQQMLKQVQQFQEQLQKQLDDLVVESSTGGGMVTVKMNGQKHLVAVHIDPEVYKSGDIEMLQDLLLAAVNESARKVDEQVASQMGSLAGGLNLPGLGL from the coding sequence ATGAAAAACCTTCAACAGGTACAGCAAATGCTTAAGCAGGTCCAGCAGTTCCAGGAACAGCTTCAGAAACAACTGGATGACCTGGTGGTGGAATCTTCCACGGGCGGCGGCATGGTGACCGTCAAGATGAATGGCCAAAAACACCTGGTCGCCGTCCACATCGACCCGGAGGTCTACAAGTCGGGTGACATCGAAATGCTGCAGGACTTGCTGCTGGCTGCCGTCAATGAATCGGCCAGGAAAGTTGATGAGCAAGTTGCCAGCCAGATGGGCTCGCTGGCGGGCGGCCTCAATCTGCCAGGGCTCGGCCTTTAA
- the recR gene encoding recombination mediator RecR — translation MNEYAAPLARLIDELKRLPGIGQKSAQRIAFHLERAPREDVQRLAESLLDAKDKIRLCSVCNNLTEADPCEYCSDPRRDPELLCVVETPYNVISVEKAHEFRGRYHVLHGALSPLQGIGPEQLKLKNLIDRLKDGTVREMIVATSPTVEGEATAVYLARLVKPLGVKVSRIAMGIPVGSDLEFADEVTMLRALEGRREM, via the coding sequence ATGAACGAATATGCCGCGCCTCTTGCGCGCCTCATCGATGAATTGAAGCGCCTGCCGGGGATCGGCCAGAAGTCTGCCCAGCGAATCGCGTTCCATCTTGAACGCGCGCCGCGCGAAGACGTTCAGCGGCTGGCCGAATCGCTGCTCGACGCCAAGGACAAGATCCGGCTCTGCAGCGTGTGCAACAATCTGACGGAAGCAGACCCATGCGAATATTGTTCCGATCCCAGGCGTGACCCGGAACTTCTGTGCGTAGTGGAAACTCCCTATAACGTAATTTCGGTTGAAAAGGCGCATGAGTTTCGCGGCCGGTATCACGTGCTGCATGGCGCGCTTTCGCCGCTTCAGGGGATCGGCCCCGAACAACTCAAGCTAAAGAACTTGATCGACCGCCTCAAAGACGGCACGGTGCGTGAAATGATCGTAGCAACCAGCCCGACGGTCGAGGGCGAAGCCACCGCCGTTTACCTGGCCAGGCTGGTCAAGCCGCTGGGAGTCAAAGTCAGCCGCATTGCCATGGGCATCCCCGTCGGCTCAGACCTCGAGTTCGCCGACGAAGTCACCATGCTCCGCGCACTAGAAGGGCGCCGCGAGATGTAG
- a CDS encoding 2-oxoacid:ferredoxin oxidoreductase subunit beta, which produces MSTTAVPPSPPQKLNRIGLEPSDYKGNKSTLCAGCGHNAISERIIEACFELGVEPHRVAKLSGIGCSSKSPAYFLASSHGFNSVHGRMPSIATGTMLANRNLISIGISGDGDTASIGVGQFVHLMRRNLPMIYIIEDNGVYGLTKGQFSATADLGSKLKNGVINDLPPIDTCALAIMLGATYVARSFSGDKKQLMALLQGALGHRGTVMLDVISPCVTFNDHVGSTKSYSYVRDHDAPLGEVSYIPFFEDITVDYDPGTTTEITLHDGSRLFLKKLNADFDPTNRTETLKVLMEAHEKGEILTGLFYLDTQKPNFMELLNFVDEPLATLPESSVRPPKKVLDEVMDSLK; this is translated from the coding sequence ATGTCTACGACTGCCGTTCCACCATCCCCGCCGCAAAAATTGAACCGAATCGGCCTGGAGCCTTCCGACTACAAGGGCAACAAGAGCACCCTATGCGCCGGCTGCGGCCACAACGCCATCTCTGAGCGCATCATCGAGGCGTGTTTTGAGCTGGGCGTTGAACCGCACCGCGTGGCCAAGCTGTCAGGAATCGGATGCTCTTCGAAAAGCCCGGCCTATTTTCTGGCCAGCTCGCACGGGTTCAATTCGGTCCACGGCCGAATGCCGTCGATTGCCACCGGCACCATGCTGGCCAACCGTAACCTGATCTCCATCGGCATCAGCGGAGATGGCGATACGGCTTCCATTGGAGTTGGGCAGTTTGTCCATCTGATGCGCCGCAATCTTCCCATGATTTACATTATTGAGGATAACGGGGTCTACGGACTCACCAAGGGCCAGTTTTCAGCGACGGCCGACCTGGGATCAAAATTGAAGAACGGAGTGATCAACGATCTTCCGCCCATCGATACCTGCGCGCTTGCCATTATGCTGGGAGCAACGTACGTGGCCCGGTCATTCTCCGGCGATAAGAAGCAACTGATGGCCTTGCTGCAGGGGGCGCTCGGCCATCGCGGAACCGTAATGCTGGACGTAATTTCGCCTTGCGTCACCTTTAACGATCACGTGGGGTCCACGAAGAGCTATAGCTACGTCCGCGACCACGATGCCCCGTTGGGGGAGGTGAGTTATATTCCCTTCTTTGAAGACATCACAGTTGACTATGACCCTGGAACGACGACCGAAATCACTCTTCACGACGGTTCCCGGCTGTTTCTGAAGAAGTTAAATGCTGATTTCGACCCCACAAACCGGACGGAAACTCTGAAAGTGCTGATGGAAGCGCACGAAAAGGGAGAAATTTTGACCGGACTGTTCTATCTGGATACTCAAAAGCCCAACTTCATGGAGCTGCTGAACTTTGTCGATGAGCCCCTGGCGACCCTTCCTGAATCTTCCGTGCGCCCGCCAAAGAAAGTGCTCGACGAAGTGATGGACAGCCTGAAATAG
- a CDS encoding 2-oxoacid:acceptor oxidoreductase subunit alpha yields the protein MGTADLAVKEAAATSSRQEKVINDLSIQVATVNGSGSQSANTVLLRSIFRMGIPVSGKNLFPSNIAGLPTWYTIRASKNGYIARRKEIDFLVAMNPETAEEDVISLGPGASVVFDEKLKLQHLRDDVIFYPVPFDVLVAPVCPNAKLRKLVRNMIYDGVLAKLLGIPMAEIHGALEQHFRKKPSAVDLNFNAAQVGYEYTEKNLPKRGRFYLEPMDATRGKIIIDGNAAAALGAMFAGVTVCTWYPITPSSSLAESLTGYMRRYRMDPETGKATFAIVQAEDELAAIGMVMGAGWAGARAMTATSGPGISLMAEFVGLGYYAEIPAVIFDVQRTGPSTGLPTRTQQGDILKNAFLSHGDTRHLMLMPASVEECFSMAIEAFDLAEEFQTPVFVMSDLDLGMNNWMSDPFPYPKKHMDRGKVLSAEDLDRLGGFARYRDVDGDGIGYRTLPGTKHSRAAYFTRGSGHNERAIYSERPEDYVNNMDRLSKKFETARKRVPGPLLQESDGTEIGIIAYGSTHWAIVESLDQLRQEYELPVSYCRIRAFPFSQQVLDFIRRHQRVYVVEQNRDGQVYELLRIESDAEDIPKIHSIRHYKGLPIDARSVTDEIISREGKK from the coding sequence ATGGGAACTGCTGACCTCGCCGTCAAGGAAGCTGCCGCTACTTCTTCGCGACAGGAAAAGGTTATCAATGATTTGAGTATCCAGGTGGCCACCGTGAATGGTTCCGGCAGCCAGAGCGCCAACACCGTCCTGCTGCGGTCCATTTTCCGGATGGGGATTCCGGTCTCGGGAAAGAACCTCTTTCCGTCGAACATTGCCGGGCTGCCCACGTGGTATACGATCCGCGCGTCGAAGAACGGTTATATCGCCCGGCGCAAGGAGATCGACTTCCTGGTTGCGATGAATCCCGAGACGGCCGAGGAAGACGTGATATCGCTGGGACCTGGTGCAAGCGTGGTGTTTGATGAGAAGTTAAAGCTGCAGCATCTCCGGGATGACGTGATTTTTTACCCCGTGCCTTTTGATGTGCTGGTGGCCCCGGTCTGCCCGAATGCAAAGCTGCGGAAGCTTGTCAGGAACATGATCTATGACGGGGTGCTGGCCAAACTGCTGGGCATCCCCATGGCAGAGATTCACGGAGCGCTGGAGCAGCATTTCCGGAAAAAACCGAGTGCCGTTGACCTCAACTTCAACGCTGCTCAGGTGGGCTACGAATACACTGAAAAGAACCTTCCCAAACGCGGACGATTTTACCTGGAACCGATGGACGCGACGCGAGGGAAAATCATTATCGATGGCAACGCTGCCGCCGCGCTCGGCGCGATGTTTGCCGGTGTTACGGTCTGCACATGGTACCCCATTACGCCTTCCTCATCGCTTGCGGAATCATTGACGGGTTACATGCGGCGCTACCGGATGGACCCTGAAACCGGCAAGGCCACTTTCGCGATCGTGCAGGCAGAGGATGAGCTTGCGGCCATCGGCATGGTGATGGGAGCCGGGTGGGCGGGCGCCCGCGCCATGACGGCGACCTCCGGGCCGGGCATTTCTCTCATGGCGGAGTTTGTCGGCCTGGGCTATTATGCGGAAATTCCGGCGGTGATTTTTGACGTCCAGCGCACCGGTCCGTCCACGGGCCTTCCAACCCGTACGCAACAGGGCGATATCCTCAAAAACGCTTTTCTCTCGCATGGCGACACAAGGCACCTGATGCTCATGCCTGCTTCTGTGGAAGAATGCTTCAGCATGGCCATCGAGGCATTCGACCTGGCGGAGGAATTCCAAACGCCGGTCTTCGTGATGAGCGATCTTGACCTGGGCATGAACAACTGGATGTCCGACCCATTTCCTTACCCGAAGAAACACATGGACCGTGGCAAAGTCCTGAGCGCGGAAGATTTGGACCGCCTGGGGGGATTCGCGCGTTACCGCGACGTTGACGGCGATGGCATCGGCTACCGGACACTGCCCGGCACCAAGCATTCCAGGGCCGCTTATTTTACCCGCGGAAGCGGACACAATGAGCGGGCCATTTATAGCGAGCGGCCGGAAGATTATGTGAACAACATGGACCGGCTGTCCAAAAAGTTTGAAACGGCGCGAAAGCGCGTTCCCGGTCCGTTGCTTCAGGAATCAGACGGGACGGAAATCGGCATCATCGCATACGGATCAACGCACTGGGCCATCGTGGAATCGCTCGATCAGTTGAGGCAGGAATACGAATTGCCGGTCAGTTATTGCCGTATTCGCGCGTTTCCATTCTCCCAGCAGGTCTTGGACTTTATTCGCCGGCACCAGCGGGTCTATGTGGTGGAACAGAATCGCGATGGCCAGGTGTATGAGCTGTTGCGAATCGAGTCTGACGCGGAGGATATTCCCAAAATTCACAGCATCCGCCACTACAAGGGACTCCCGATCGATGCTCGTAGCGTAACGGACGAAATCATTTCCAGGGAGGGCAAGAAGTAA
- a CDS encoding AMP-binding protein, whose amino-acid sequence MSISAEENVPSLSSYILRMGKYKEQTALIEQGVYRSNIYSYGLVVQRALAFSEWLRRRRLGAMAGHEAPRVVLWAIPSARWAMAFYGCVLAGATVVPVDAGFSPEFLDRIIKHSGASLLITDRSRQRATGQAQADEIEQFFIQEIDGVPPAPARAGQDLAIDGDAVAEIVYTSGTTAEPRGVIVTHGNLLANLVPIEREIQRHEKLSIPFRPIRFVHLIPLSHLFGQVTALFIPQLLRGVVIFPESQSPAMLARTIKDRRASVLVSVPQQLEAMGGWAKVRLAEDGYEDPDAAIGQAGKAHWSIPRRWWKFRRMHSRLGWKMWAFVVGGATLPAELEQFWNGLGYAVIQGYGLTETAPAITITHPFRIRRGSVGKPLPGVETRIAEDGEILVRGANISPGYYQDAESTRESFAGGWLHTGDLGRFDEDGNLLYLGRKKDVIVTAEGLNVYPDDVEKALRNHAQVQDAAVVGKEAGIGPTRVNRTVVHAVLVPKPGATVSDLEGAVQTANAMLEPHQRVRGFSVWPEASLPRTLSTSKLQRSTVARWVSSGNAEARPPSARAGKPSDWRDFLARLGAPIERAQPESRLAEDLGLSSLDRVELLTWLETRGYSFDEQELARAQTVGDIEKLLQTTSATAPPPTAFRPSERTGSLPEVQQPYATHEAIPRIARPTEPRWPLSRAAAVGREALQMLLAFPLLRYYVKTVVHGGEKLRQLRGPVLFVSNHQSLIDPPVILRSLPPRIRRRVAPAMGEAALRGHSKAALFWARLAFNVYLISDEPSRAQEALRYAGRLADRGYSTLLFPEGERTGDGRLLPFRPGVGVMAERLQLPVVPLMIQGLFQIWPRTQDRPLRGKAHLWIGDLIKMMPGESAGDFARRLEDYYRTWRP is encoded by the coding sequence ATGTCGATCTCAGCCGAAGAGAACGTACCGTCGCTCTCCTCCTACATCCTGCGAATGGGGAAGTACAAGGAGCAGACGGCGTTGATCGAACAGGGTGTTTATCGCTCGAATATATACAGCTACGGCCTGGTAGTGCAGCGGGCGTTGGCTTTTTCCGAATGGCTGCGCCGAAGGCGTCTGGGGGCGATGGCTGGGCACGAGGCCCCGCGCGTGGTTTTGTGGGCAATCCCCAGCGCCCGATGGGCTATGGCCTTCTACGGATGCGTCCTGGCAGGGGCAACGGTGGTCCCGGTCGATGCAGGCTTTTCTCCAGAATTTCTAGACCGCATCATCAAACACAGCGGCGCTTCGCTGCTCATCACTGACCGCTCCCGGCAGCGTGCGACAGGGCAGGCTCAAGCGGACGAAATTGAACAGTTCTTTATTCAAGAGATTGATGGAGTGCCTCCGGCCCCGGCACGCGCTGGCCAAGATCTAGCCATCGACGGCGATGCTGTTGCCGAGATCGTGTACACTTCCGGGACAACAGCCGAGCCGCGCGGCGTGATCGTCACGCACGGCAACCTGCTGGCCAATCTTGTGCCGATCGAGCGCGAGATACAGCGGCATGAGAAGCTCAGCATTCCTTTCCGTCCCATTCGGTTTGTCCACCTGATTCCACTCAGCCATCTGTTCGGGCAAGTAACGGCGCTCTTTATTCCGCAGCTTTTGCGGGGCGTGGTCATCTTTCCTGAGAGCCAGTCGCCGGCCATGTTGGCACGCACCATCAAAGACCGGCGCGCGTCTGTTTTAGTCTCCGTGCCGCAGCAGCTCGAAGCGATGGGCGGTTGGGCCAAAGTGCGGCTTGCCGAAGATGGATATGAAGACCCCGACGCAGCGATTGGGCAAGCTGGGAAGGCCCATTGGTCGATTCCCAGGCGCTGGTGGAAGTTTCGCCGCATGCACAGCCGCCTAGGCTGGAAGATGTGGGCCTTTGTGGTGGGCGGAGCGACGCTTCCGGCGGAACTTGAGCAGTTCTGGAACGGGCTGGGATACGCTGTCATCCAGGGTTATGGACTGACGGAAACGGCCCCCGCAATCACCATCACGCACCCATTCAGGATTCGCCGCGGCAGCGTCGGCAAGCCTCTGCCCGGAGTGGAAACTCGCATAGCCGAAGATGGTGAAATTCTCGTGCGAGGAGCCAACATTTCGCCGGGCTATTACCAGGACGCCGAATCGACACGGGAAAGCTTTGCGGGTGGATGGCTGCACACCGGTGACCTGGGCCGATTCGACGAGGACGGCAATCTGCTGTATCTTGGCCGCAAGAAGGACGTGATCGTGACCGCGGAAGGATTAAACGTTTACCCTGACGACGTCGAAAAGGCGCTCCGCAATCACGCCCAGGTCCAGGATGCCGCGGTTGTGGGCAAGGAAGCCGGGATCGGGCCGACGCGTGTCAACCGGACCGTCGTGCACGCCGTGCTGGTGCCGAAGCCGGGCGCAACCGTGAGCGATCTCGAAGGCGCGGTCCAGACAGCGAACGCCATGCTTGAACCCCACCAACGGGTGCGTGGCTTTTCCGTATGGCCGGAGGCTTCCCTGCCCCGGACGCTAAGCACTTCAAAACTTCAACGCAGCACGGTGGCCAGATGGGTAAGCTCCGGGAACGCCGAAGCGAGGCCACCGTCCGCCCGTGCCGGAAAGCCGAGTGACTGGCGAGACTTCCTTGCCCGGCTTGGCGCCCCGATTGAAAGAGCGCAGCCGGAGTCGCGCCTGGCCGAGGATTTGGGGTTGTCTTCGCTTGACCGCGTGGAGCTGCTGACCTGGCTCGAAACGCGCGGCTATTCATTCGACGAACAGGAACTGGCGCGCGCGCAAACGGTGGGAGACATCGAGAAACTTCTTCAGACGACCTCCGCGACTGCCCCGCCGCCCACTGCTTTTCGTCCTTCCGAAAGGACCGGAAGCCTGCCGGAGGTTCAGCAGCCATACGCAACGCACGAAGCTATTCCAAGGATCGCTCGCCCGACCGAGCCTCGCTGGCCCCTTTCGCGCGCTGCTGCGGTCGGTCGAGAGGCGCTTCAGATGCTGCTGGCATTTCCGCTGCTCCGCTATTACGTCAAGACGGTGGTCCATGGAGGCGAAAAGCTACGGCAACTTAGAGGACCCGTGTTGTTTGTGTCAAATCACCAGAGCCTGATTGATCCGCCGGTAATCCTGCGATCGCTTCCACCGCGGATTCGCCGCCGGGTGGCTCCCGCGATGGGAGAAGCTGCGTTGCGCGGCCATTCGAAAGCCGCACTCTTCTGGGCACGTCTGGCGTTTAATGTGTACCTGATTTCAGACGAGCCCAGCCGCGCACAGGAGGCACTGCGGTACGCAGGCAGGTTGGCTGACCGTGGATATTCCACGCTGCTTTTTCCCGAGGGTGAGCGAACCGGGGACGGCCGCCTGCTTCCGTTCCGGCCCGGCGTTGGCGTCATGGCGGAGCGGCTCCAGTTGCCCGTTGTCCCCTTGATGATTCAAGGGCTCTTTCAGATCTGGCCCCGCACGCAGGACCGTCCCCTTCGAGGGAAGGCGCACCTGTGGATTGGCGATTTGATCAAGATGATGCCGGGCGAATCCGCAGGGGATTTTGCACGACGGTTGGAAGACTACTACCGCACGTGGCGCCCCTGA